A genomic stretch from Chitinophaga agri includes:
- a CDS encoding outer membrane beta-barrel protein encodes MKTILYILALSFLPSLTHAQQQPVADTMKVQQLKDIVISGRTPQVERKPDRVVFNVQNSILASGSNVWETLRRAPGVQTNDNGQVTANNKSVTVYMDGKPVQMTGENLAAYLSGLPADNISKIEVMSVPSAKYDAQGGGIVNIITKKSRQQGFNGSAGAAYTQATLPSYMVNGTFNYRQQKLNIYGNYGYTDKQIRRRLDGYAIYETPGAYADWRNSRTLDPVTKSHSYQLGADYNIDTKQVFGFRMTGFNSEKTNTANIATSVYNDHRTVADSLLRTGNYSNGTTSNYSFNVNYKLNLDSAGTSMNIDLDYVPYKNTSDQYVNTISYIPDGSFNRNFDIFTPSSQRIDIWSGKIDLTYKLAGRWDMESGVKYNSISSDNSFLYYDVASKPVYDAGRSNEFRYTENTSAAYTSASRTIGKWSLQGGLRAEYTRITGNSITLNTINKKNYLRLFPTVLVSYKPSDDHVFSLNLDSRIERPGYMQLNPARFYTSPYSFQQGNPALQPAIFTNGELNYTFKENHTLTAGFHRMKGLMSNVTVQDNATRTFYDTQQNLDLIDDYSLQFQTNVSPAKWWEMTVTLWGAFRRQHSMFTDGYFATHNFVTELSTSQSFTLSKKLGIKAELNANYRSPLYQGVLYVYKTSDVSIGFSKSVLKKQGTIKLAFADIFYDNPYRLDIAYAQQRNGTHIKSDTRNVALSFSYKFGKNISPTRKRQTASEEERQRANK; translated from the coding sequence ATGAAAACGATCCTTTACATACTCGCACTCTCCTTCCTGCCCTCCCTGACACACGCGCAGCAACAACCCGTAGCTGATACCATGAAAGTACAACAGCTGAAAGACATTGTTATCAGCGGACGTACACCACAGGTAGAACGTAAACCGGACCGTGTGGTATTCAACGTACAAAATAGCATACTCGCCAGCGGCAGCAACGTTTGGGAAACCTTACGCAGAGCACCTGGTGTACAGACCAACGATAACGGACAGGTTACTGCTAATAACAAAAGCGTAACAGTGTATATGGATGGAAAACCTGTACAAATGACCGGTGAGAACCTGGCAGCCTATCTGAGTGGCCTGCCGGCAGACAATATTTCCAAGATTGAGGTAATGTCAGTTCCGTCTGCCAAATACGATGCACAGGGTGGCGGTATTGTGAATATCATCACTAAAAAGTCCAGGCAACAAGGCTTCAATGGCTCAGCAGGAGCTGCCTATACCCAGGCTACATTGCCAAGCTATATGGTAAACGGTACGTTCAATTACCGTCAGCAAAAACTGAACATATATGGCAACTATGGTTATACAGATAAGCAGATCCGCCGCCGTTTAGATGGCTATGCTATCTATGAAACGCCTGGTGCTTATGCAGACTGGCGCAATAGCCGTACACTCGATCCCGTCACTAAATCCCATAGCTATCAATTAGGCGCTGACTATAACATTGATACCAAACAGGTATTCGGCTTCCGTATGACAGGATTCAATTCAGAGAAAACGAACACCGCTAACATCGCCACATCGGTCTACAACGATCACCGTACTGTTGCTGACTCACTATTGCGTACGGGCAACTATTCCAACGGTACTACCAGCAATTATAGCTTCAACGTGAATTATAAACTGAACCTGGACAGTGCCGGCACCAGTATGAATATTGACCTGGACTACGTACCATATAAAAATACATCTGACCAATATGTGAACACTATCAGTTACATACCTGATGGCAGCTTCAATCGCAACTTCGATATCTTCACGCCGTCCTCCCAGCGTATAGACATCTGGTCAGGCAAGATCGACCTTACCTATAAGCTGGCCGGCAGGTGGGATATGGAGTCTGGTGTTAAGTACAACAGCATTTCTTCTGATAACTCTTTCCTGTACTATGATGTTGCTTCCAAGCCTGTATACGATGCCGGCAGAAGTAATGAGTTCAGGTACACAGAGAACACCTCTGCAGCCTATACCAGCGCTAGCCGTACAATCGGTAAGTGGTCATTACAGGGCGGTCTGAGAGCGGAATACACCCGTATCACCGGCAATTCCATTACGCTAAACACCATCAACAAAAAGAACTACCTCCGTCTTTTCCCGACCGTCCTCGTTTCCTACAAACCGTCTGACGACCATGTGTTCAGCCTCAACCTCGACAGTCGTATAGAACGTCCCGGATACATGCAGCTGAATCCTGCCAGGTTCTATACCAGTCCATACAGCTTCCAGCAGGGTAATCCGGCCCTGCAGCCCGCTATCTTTACAAACGGAGAACTGAACTACACCTTTAAGGAAAATCATACGCTGACCGCGGGGTTCCATCGTATGAAAGGATTAATGAGTAATGTGACTGTACAGGATAATGCCACCAGGACTTTCTACGACACACAGCAGAACCTGGACCTGATCGACGATTACTCTTTACAGTTCCAGACGAATGTGAGTCCGGCAAAGTGGTGGGAAATGACTGTTACCCTCTGGGGAGCGTTCCGCCGTCAGCATTCTATGTTCACCGATGGTTACTTTGCCACACATAATTTTGTAACAGAACTTAGTACCAGTCAGTCATTCACCCTCAGTAAAAAGCTGGGTATTAAAGCAGAGCTAAACGCTAACTACAGATCCCCACTCTACCAGGGCGTGCTGTATGTATACAAGACCTCTGATGTAAGTATTGGGTTCAGTAAATCTGTGTTGAAGAAACAGGGCACTATCAAACTGGCCTTTGCGGATATCTTCTATGACAACCCCTACAGACTGGATATCGCTTATGCACAACAGCGGAACGGTACACATATCAAAAGCGACACGCGAAACGTAGCACTGTCCTTCTCCTATAAGTTCGGTAAAAATATCTCTCCTACCCGTAAGAGGCAGACGGCGAGTGAAGAAGAAAGACAAAGAGCGAATAAATAA
- a CDS encoding TonB-dependent receptor has protein sequence MYQPNLTKLLGSLFFACFMFLGARAQVTTATLSGIVKNEAGQPLPGATIRVTFADAGINKGLVTKSDGSFVVPNLRVGGPYTVTASYTGFATETATGVYLTLGQNTALDLRLQETAGKLNEVVISGRSTIFNDQRTGASTNISGQQIRQLPTISRSADDYLRITPSASPTYNGISFAGRNGQYNNFSLDGAVFNNPFGLDAPAPGGQTNAQPISLDAIDQIQINIAPYDVTQSGFTGAGVNTVTKSGSNKFGGTVYAFYRNDAISGDKIDGEKLKVPTLEHFQGGFSLGGAVKKDKLFYFVNFETEQRTDGASAYVARNNSNAGDVTTSRVLESDLIAVQNALQQRFGYATGPYQDYEYKRKNYKWLAKLDWVINSQHSLSFTYNGLDASQEKGAHPNAINRRGPDAITLQFRNSGYKMINKLHSFGLELKSNFNDTYSNKFRAVFTTFRDKRDPFSSPFPVLNITKYNVPYIVTGYEPFSINNRLNQDALQLTDNFNIILPKHTLTIGASYEQFKFGNSFNLTGFGFTVFSGVDIATFLGNVASGGYDANVTYAKNRVAADQWTWYYLTVGQLSAYLQDEFSVAPNFKLTYGVRFDKALYFPSKASYNSPNVNADGTFAGTFVEGSPTVPNTDNLTLFDENGNPVRNGPGQSIDNTRMPSGKILVSPRLGFNWDIKGDKTIQLRGGTGLFTGRFPFVWLGNAIGNPFTGYYNVTAHNFKWPQIWRSNIGLDYKLPIGTVLSADIAYSKDINAMMVRDYGLGTPTGTLNSGTGDNREVYQTADKGNTGTYVFTNVKAGYSFNGTFQAQQTFGKGYFLMMGYNYLVAKDASSISAEISGDAFDRNPILGNANRAVESTSLYGNKHRITFAGIKKFEYGKGKYATTISFFANWTSGNRFSYVYGGDVNNDGSFANDLMYVPTAGEIRSMNFATLTDAEGNTQNAAAQGAALEAFISQDKYLNGHRGQYTGKYAGETPWFSQIDMRVLQDFNFKGKEKTSTIQVSFDVVNLGNLISSKWGLRKYASNSGYYQPLAFAGRDGSGKAIYQFDPSQRKTFITNPDLISRWQLQLGIRYSF, from the coding sequence ATGTATCAACCAAATCTAACTAAGTTATTAGGAAGTCTGTTCTTTGCCTGTTTTATGTTTTTGGGGGCCCGCGCCCAGGTAACCACCGCAACACTCAGTGGTATCGTTAAGAACGAAGCAGGACAACCCCTGCCCGGCGCTACTATCCGGGTGACCTTTGCCGATGCAGGGATCAATAAAGGGCTCGTCACCAAATCGGACGGTAGTTTCGTGGTACCCAACCTGCGTGTCGGCGGACCATACACTGTAACTGCGTCATACACCGGTTTTGCGACCGAAACCGCTACGGGTGTATATCTTACCCTGGGGCAGAACACGGCCCTGGACCTGCGGCTGCAGGAAACAGCCGGTAAACTTAATGAGGTGGTGATCAGTGGTCGCTCTACTATTTTCAATGACCAGCGTACCGGTGCCTCTACGAACATCAGCGGTCAGCAGATCAGGCAATTGCCGACGATCTCACGTTCGGCGGATGACTATCTGCGTATTACACCGTCCGCTTCCCCGACGTATAACGGGATCTCTTTCGCAGGAAGGAACGGGCAGTATAACAATTTTTCGCTGGATGGCGCTGTGTTCAACAACCCGTTCGGACTGGATGCGCCGGCTCCCGGCGGACAAACAAACGCGCAACCTATTTCCCTGGATGCGATCGATCAGATACAGATCAATATTGCACCCTACGATGTGACCCAGTCTGGCTTTACCGGTGCGGGCGTGAACACCGTAACAAAGAGCGGTAGCAACAAGTTCGGCGGAACGGTGTATGCCTTCTACAGGAATGATGCAATTTCCGGCGATAAGATAGACGGCGAAAAACTGAAGGTGCCAACCCTTGAACACTTCCAGGGAGGATTCTCCTTAGGCGGTGCGGTTAAAAAGGATAAACTGTTCTATTTCGTGAACTTCGAGACAGAACAGCGCACCGATGGTGCAAGTGCCTATGTGGCCAGGAATAACAGTAATGCCGGTGATGTGACGACCTCCCGCGTATTGGAGTCAGACCTTATAGCCGTACAGAATGCACTGCAGCAACGTTTCGGATATGCGACAGGTCCTTACCAGGATTATGAGTACAAAAGGAAGAACTACAAGTGGCTGGCAAAACTGGATTGGGTGATCAATAGCCAGCACTCACTTTCCTTTACGTATAATGGTCTGGATGCGTCACAGGAGAAAGGCGCACATCCCAATGCGATCAACCGTCGTGGGCCGGACGCTATTACCCTGCAATTCCGGAACTCCGGTTACAAGATGATCAACAAACTGCATTCCTTCGGGCTCGAACTGAAGTCTAACTTTAATGATACATATTCCAATAAGTTCCGTGCCGTATTTACTACTTTCAGGGACAAACGTGATCCGTTCTCCTCACCATTCCCGGTGCTGAACATTACCAAGTATAACGTACCCTATATTGTAACCGGGTATGAACCGTTCTCTATCAATAACCGCCTGAACCAGGATGCACTTCAGTTGACCGACAACTTCAACATCATCCTGCCAAAGCATACACTGACCATTGGCGCTTCCTATGAGCAGTTTAAGTTTGGAAACTCCTTTAATCTGACAGGTTTTGGGTTTACCGTATTCTCCGGTGTAGACATCGCGACGTTCCTGGGTAATGTAGCATCCGGGGGATATGATGCCAATGTGACCTATGCGAAGAACCGTGTAGCAGCAGACCAGTGGACGTGGTATTACCTTACTGTCGGACAGCTGTCAGCCTATCTGCAGGATGAATTCAGCGTAGCGCCTAACTTCAAACTGACTTATGGCGTCCGCTTTGACAAGGCACTCTATTTCCCATCCAAAGCAAGCTATAACAGCCCGAACGTGAATGCTGACGGTACCTTCGCAGGCACTTTTGTGGAAGGTTCTCCCACCGTTCCCAATACAGACAACCTGACCCTGTTCGATGAGAACGGGAATCCGGTGAGGAATGGTCCGGGCCAGTCGATAGACAACACCCGTATGCCGAGTGGGAAGATACTCGTGTCTCCACGTCTCGGCTTCAACTGGGATATTAAAGGCGATAAGACCATACAGCTGAGAGGTGGTACAGGATTGTTCACCGGCCGTTTCCCGTTTGTATGGCTGGGTAATGCGATCGGTAATCCATTCACTGGCTACTACAACGTGACTGCGCATAACTTTAAATGGCCGCAGATCTGGCGTTCCAATATCGGACTGGATTACAAACTGCCGATTGGTACAGTGCTGAGCGCGGATATCGCTTATTCCAAGGATATCAATGCGATGATGGTGCGTGACTATGGACTGGGTACACCAACAGGTACACTGAATTCCGGCACCGGCGACAATCGTGAAGTTTATCAGACAGCAGATAAGGGCAACACAGGTACGTATGTCTTCACAAATGTGAAAGCAGGGTATTCGTTCAACGGTACCTTCCAGGCGCAACAGACTTTCGGCAAAGGGTATTTCCTGATGATGGGATATAACTACCTCGTGGCGAAAGATGCGAGCTCTATCTCCGCAGAGATCTCCGGAGATGCCTTCGACCGCAACCCGATACTGGGTAATGCTAACAGGGCCGTGGAATCTACTTCCCTGTACGGAAACAAACACCGTATTACTTTTGCCGGTATCAAGAAGTTTGAATATGGCAAAGGGAAATATGCGACCACCATCTCCTTCTTCGCTAACTGGACAAGCGGTAACCGCTTCTCTTATGTGTATGGTGGTGATGTGAATAATGATGGCTCATTTGCCAATGACCTGATGTATGTACCTACAGCTGGGGAGATCAGAAGTATGAACTTCGCTACGCTCACCGATGCGGAAGGTAACACACAGAACGCTGCTGCGCAGGGAGCTGCACTGGAAGCGTTCATTAGCCAGGATAAATACCTGAATGGTCATCGGGGGCAGTACACCGGTAAGTATGCGGGCGAAACGCCCTGGTTTAGTCAGATAGATATGCGTGTACTGCAGGATTTTAACTTCAAGGGAAAGGAAAAGACAAGTACTATACAGGTGAGCTTTGATGTCGTGAATCTCGGGAATCTGATCAGTAGTAAATGGGGATTGCGGAAGTATGCGAGCAATAGTGGTTATTATCAGCCGTTGGCTTTTGCCGGCAGGGATGGTAGTGGCAAGGCTATCTACCAGTTCGATCCTTCACAGCGAAAGACGTTTATTACAAACCCTGATCTGATTTCAAGGTGGCAGTTGCAGTTGGGGATAAGGTATTCATTCTGA